Proteins from a genomic interval of Salinarchaeum sp. Harcht-Bsk1:
- the purF gene encoding amidophosphoribosyltransferase: MHEKCGVVGVSLADRAAARPLYYSLYALQHRGQESAGIVTHDGFQQHSQVDVGLVGDVFDEDDLENLNGENGVGHVRYPTSGSLDCSCAQPFSVSFKSGSLALAHNGNLVNADEIRDELADLGHAFTSDGDTEVIAHDLARNLLEEDLVRAVKRTMNRIHGSYSLTIMHDETVLGVRDPEGNRPLAIGELEDGYVLASESAAIDTLDGELVRDVKPGELVVLHQDGSGYDSYQLFDRDRTAHCFFEHVYFARPDSVIDEELVYEVRRNLGRALWEEEGVETDVVMPVPDSGRAFASGYAEAAQEDGADVEFAEGLMKNRYVGRTFIMPTQDERERAVRLKLNPIKSTIEGKTVTIIDDSIVRGTTSTQLVDLIRDAGAEGVHVRIGAPPIVAPCYMGIDMATREELIASNRSVEEIRDEIGADSLEYISIDAVADAIGRSRADLCLGCVTGEYPYDIDGEATDRDVTRPEIGEPTAQADD; encoded by the coding sequence ATGCACGAGAAGTGCGGCGTCGTCGGCGTCTCACTCGCTGACCGTGCCGCCGCCCGCCCGCTCTACTACTCGCTCTACGCTCTCCAGCACCGCGGCCAGGAGTCCGCGGGCATCGTCACTCACGACGGGTTCCAGCAACATAGCCAGGTCGACGTCGGCCTCGTCGGCGACGTGTTCGACGAGGACGACCTCGAGAACCTGAACGGCGAGAACGGCGTCGGGCACGTCCGCTACCCGACCTCGGGGAGCCTCGACTGCTCCTGCGCCCAGCCGTTCTCGGTGTCGTTCAAGAGTGGCTCGCTCGCGCTCGCCCACAACGGGAACCTCGTCAACGCCGACGAGATCCGCGACGAACTCGCCGACCTCGGCCACGCCTTCACCAGCGACGGTGACACGGAAGTCATCGCCCACGACCTCGCGCGAAATCTCCTCGAAGAGGACCTCGTGCGAGCGGTCAAGCGGACGATGAACCGGATCCACGGCTCCTACTCGCTGACGATCATGCACGACGAGACGGTCCTCGGCGTGCGGGATCCGGAGGGGAACCGGCCACTCGCGATCGGCGAACTCGAGGACGGCTACGTCCTCGCGTCGGAGTCCGCCGCGATCGACACCCTCGACGGCGAACTCGTCCGGGACGTGAAACCCGGCGAACTGGTCGTCCTCCACCAGGACGGCTCCGGCTACGACTCCTACCAGCTGTTCGACCGCGACCGCACCGCCCACTGCTTCTTCGAGCACGTCTACTTCGCGCGACCGGACTCCGTCATCGACGAGGAACTCGTCTACGAGGTCCGGCGGAATCTCGGGCGTGCGCTCTGGGAGGAGGAGGGCGTCGAGACTGACGTGGTCATGCCAGTGCCGGACTCCGGACGGGCCTTCGCCTCCGGGTACGCCGAGGCAGCCCAGGAGGATGGCGCGGACGTCGAGTTCGCGGAGGGCCTGATGAAGAACCGGTACGTCGGCCGGACGTTCATCATGCCCACCCAGGACGAACGGGAGCGGGCCGTCCGCCTGAAGTTGAATCCGATCAAGAGCACGATCGAGGGCAAGACCGTCACCATCATCGACGACTCGATCGTCCGCGGGACGACCTCGACCCAGCTCGTCGACCTCATTCGGGACGCTGGCGCCGAGGGCGTCCACGTCCGCATCGGCGCGCCGCCGATCGTCGCGCCCTGTTACATGGGCATCGACATGGCGACGCGGGAGGAGCTGATCGCCAGCAATCGCTCCGTCGAGGAGATCCGCGACGAGATCGGCGCCGACTCGCTGGAGTACATCTCGATCGACGCCGTCGCCGACGCGATCGGCCGCTCCAGGGCGGATCTCTGTCTGGGCTGTGTCACGGGGGAGTACCCCTACGACATCGATGGCGAGGCGACCGACCGCGACGTCACGCGCCCGGAGATCGGCGAGCCCACCGCACAGGCCGACGACTAA
- a CDS encoding zinc-dependent metalloprotease: MTIYHSVRAVANASGDGLIDWDAVTEAACAATEPGSLALTAADREGYASDVRDARRRVRAVTTHEFVVPETLEIQHRHHWVDANVETFREVMRPLEGMADEALVPGLARKTNTASMSVMLGYLARNVLGQYDPLLLADSPQDAHGLYFVHPNIVAVAETLDVDFERFRRWIAFHEVTHAAEFGAAPWLSDHLAERMERGIDGVADGNIDRETFAELQTAMTAVEGYAELLMDEAFDDESDDLRAKLDDRRAEAGPVGRLLRRLLGIGLKREQYERGKSFFDEVADARGLAAAGAVWESPDHLPTDEELDEPALWLQRIDP; encoded by the coding sequence ATGACGATCTATCACAGCGTCCGGGCCGTCGCCAACGCGTCCGGGGACGGACTCATCGACTGGGACGCGGTCACGGAGGCGGCCTGTGCCGCTACCGAGCCGGGGTCGCTCGCCCTCACGGCCGCCGACCGGGAGGGGTATGCGAGCGACGTCCGCGACGCACGCCGACGCGTTCGAGCGGTCACGACCCACGAGTTCGTCGTCCCGGAGACGCTGGAAATCCAGCACCGCCACCACTGGGTCGACGCGAACGTGGAGACGTTCCGGGAAGTGATGCGACCGCTCGAGGGGATGGCTGACGAGGCGCTCGTCCCCGGTCTCGCACGCAAGACGAACACCGCCTCGATGTCGGTCATGCTGGGCTATCTCGCCCGGAACGTGCTCGGGCAGTACGATCCGCTCTTGCTCGCGGATTCGCCACAGGACGCACACGGGCTCTACTTCGTCCATCCCAACATCGTCGCGGTGGCGGAGACGCTGGACGTCGACTTCGAGCGATTCCGGCGCTGGATCGCGTTTCACGAGGTCACCCACGCTGCGGAGTTCGGCGCCGCGCCGTGGCTCAGCGACCACCTCGCGGAGCGGATGGAGCGCGGTATCGACGGCGTCGCCGACGGCAACATCGACCGGGAGACGTTCGCGGAACTACAGACGGCGATGACCGCCGTCGAGGGCTACGCGGAACTCCTCATGGACGAGGCGTTCGACGACGAGTCGGACGACCTCCGCGCGAAACTCGACGACCGCCGCGCCGAGGCTGGCCCCGTCGGGCGGCTCCTCCGTCGGCTCCTCGGTATCGGGCTCAAGCGCGAGCAGTACGAACGCGGGAAATCTTTCTTCGACGAAGTGGCGGACGCACGCGGGCTCGCAGCCGCCGGCGCCGTCTGGGAGTCGCCCGACCACCTCCCGACGGACGAGGAACTCGACGAGCCAGCGCTGTGGCTCCAGCGGATCGATCCCTGA
- a CDS encoding 50S ribosomal protein L37e: MTTGTSAEGKKNKTTHVTCRRCGEASYHTGKERCSSCGFGTSSKRRDYEWQSKSGE, encoded by the coding sequence ATGACGACGGGAACCTCTGCGGAAGGGAAGAAGAACAAAACGACGCACGTGACGTGTCGTCGGTGCGGTGAGGCGTCCTACCACACTGGCAAGGAGCGCTGCTCCTCCTGTGGCTTCGGCACATCCAGCAAGCGCCGAGACTACGAGTGGCAGTCGAAATCCGGCGAATAA
- the ribH gene encoding 6,7-dimethyl-8-ribityllumazine synthase codes for MSRLGLVVAQFNRSVTEPMEAEAHEAAEDRDAEIVETVSVPGVYDAPLAADRLARQDSIDAVAVIGAVVTGDTDHDQVIAQSCADALSEVSLDRDLPVTYGVSGPGMSGAEARERTDVGSRAVESALSLLEELPESDGQ; via the coding sequence ATGAGCAGACTCGGTCTCGTCGTCGCGCAGTTCAACCGGTCGGTCACCGAACCAATGGAGGCGGAGGCCCACGAAGCGGCCGAAGACAGGGATGCCGAAATCGTCGAGACCGTCTCGGTTCCGGGCGTCTACGACGCACCGCTAGCCGCCGATCGCCTGGCTCGGCAGGATTCGATCGACGCCGTCGCGGTGATCGGCGCGGTCGTCACCGGCGACACCGACCACGATCAGGTGATCGCGCAGTCCTGCGCCGACGCGCTGAGCGAAGTCAGCCTCGATCGGGATCTTCCCGTCACCTACGGCGTTAGCGGTCCGGGGATGAGCGGTGCCGAGGCGCGCGAGCGGACCGACGTCGGTTCTCGTGCCGTCGAGAGCGCGCTGTCGCTGTTGGAGGAACTGCCCGAATCGGACGGCCAATAG
- a CDS encoding AAA domain-containing protein yields MEDALDAIKAQVDGMETRPAVFDRELRQRFDRWRLADPVPAEEIIERFARHGGFDGDGATVRIPLHEVDSAELTGEYLLYHPEHVVECVGFYEYEKGDLTHIRIEDFAETFPAWRLRFWHHSNAPPSQPSYLKESTDLADESAAPGSSVAGLQSVDGEDLFDQLTAFVEREKEAEREQTRRHFADLSAEQFFAEFGGVSGVEPAGREVGEYGEQIVTLRVPGEDQDDDDGVPGGDFDTAGNGDDTAEDPTAGGARYDNWEELAEAAGMSPDEVREERKAAINGEGEADGDATGAGDPSSAATDDFDFRAAGLYPGSEVIIGHERGGRGFPVEAELYEVEGRTMRLGVYWRQTEDKAAAEAAFKADSDATFVVGELLNVVPFDRQWDAIETIQADDRKSDVLTGRRDVGFRDATEVDVRTGDLNEYQARACTSAMRAEDVFCIHGPPGTGKTRTLTKLIREAARDHQRVLAVAHSNQAVDNLLVGSSTTEQADPRSLHALAQDDELSMARVGSNCDHPVVEEEYVGEDHWQADVVGATMSAAHQFPDDLFDLVVVDEATQATIPATLIPVSKGERAILAGDHKQLPPYHSGEYADREEMEKSLFEHVLEVYGDDIATTLATQYRMHEDIAAFPNDAFYDGILTHASRNRDWTIGTLDPLVGVDVTGSEERTPRESLYNPAEVDAVVAEIDRLLRYGVDPADVGVITPYTGQVAKIRSALASHDPPGLHHDVTVNTIDAFQGSESEVIVVSFVRSNDAGQIGFLDFPNEGPRRLNVALTRAKKRLVLVGDWDCLTTLPGRRDPADSATPVYQNLHQHLLDHASVETVGEIEGDAVGRPE; encoded by the coding sequence ATGGAGGACGCCCTGGACGCCATCAAGGCGCAGGTCGATGGCATGGAGACCAGGCCGGCCGTCTTCGACCGGGAGCTTCGCCAGCGCTTCGATCGGTGGCGGCTCGCCGACCCCGTGCCTGCCGAGGAGATCATCGAGCGCTTCGCGCGCCACGGTGGCTTCGACGGCGACGGCGCGACAGTCCGGATCCCACTGCACGAGGTCGATTCGGCGGAGCTGACCGGCGAGTACCTGCTCTATCACCCCGAGCACGTCGTCGAGTGCGTCGGATTCTACGAGTACGAGAAGGGTGACCTCACGCACATCCGGATCGAGGACTTCGCGGAGACGTTCCCCGCCTGGCGGCTGCGGTTCTGGCACCACAGCAACGCGCCGCCGAGCCAGCCCAGTTATCTCAAGGAGTCGACGGACCTCGCCGACGAGAGCGCCGCGCCCGGAAGCAGCGTCGCGGGGCTCCAGAGCGTCGACGGCGAGGATCTCTTCGACCAGCTGACCGCGTTCGTCGAGCGGGAGAAGGAGGCCGAGCGCGAACAGACGCGACGGCACTTCGCAGACCTCTCGGCAGAACAGTTCTTCGCCGAGTTCGGCGGCGTGAGCGGCGTCGAACCGGCCGGCCGCGAGGTCGGCGAGTACGGCGAACAGATCGTCACACTTCGCGTCCCCGGCGAGGACCAAGACGATGACGATGGCGTCCCCGGCGGCGATTTCGACACCGCCGGAAATGGCGACGACACCGCCGAGGATCCCACCGCCGGTGGTGCCCGGTACGACAACTGGGAGGAACTCGCCGAGGCAGCCGGGATGTCACCGGACGAGGTCCGGGAAGAACGCAAGGCAGCGATCAACGGCGAGGGTGAAGCGGACGGCGACGCGACGGGCGCTGGCGATCCGTCCAGCGCCGCGACTGACGATTTCGACTTCCGCGCGGCGGGCCTCTACCCCGGAAGCGAGGTCATCATCGGGCACGAGCGCGGCGGTCGCGGCTTCCCGGTCGAAGCCGAACTCTACGAGGTCGAGGGCCGGACGATGCGCCTCGGCGTCTACTGGCGCCAGACCGAGGACAAGGCCGCTGCCGAAGCAGCGTTCAAAGCAGACAGCGACGCGACGTTCGTGGTCGGCGAACTGTTGAACGTCGTCCCCTTCGACCGGCAGTGGGACGCCATCGAGACGATCCAGGCCGACGACCGGAAGTCAGACGTGCTGACGGGGCGACGGGACGTCGGGTTCCGGGACGCGACCGAGGTCGACGTCCGGACCGGCGACCTCAACGAGTACCAGGCGAGGGCGTGCACCTCCGCGATGCGCGCCGAGGACGTCTTTTGCATCCACGGACCCCCGGGCACCGGGAAGACCCGCACCCTGACGAAGCTGATCCGGGAGGCCGCTCGCGACCACCAGCGCGTGCTCGCCGTCGCCCACTCCAACCAGGCCGTCGACAACCTCCTCGTGGGTTCGAGCACGACCGAGCAGGCCGATCCGCGATCGCTCCACGCGCTCGCCCAGGACGACGAACTCTCGATGGCCCGGGTCGGGTCGAACTGCGACCACCCGGTCGTCGAGGAGGAGTACGTCGGCGAGGACCACTGGCAGGCCGACGTCGTCGGCGCGACGATGAGCGCGGCCCACCAGTTCCCGGACGACCTCTTCGACCTCGTCGTCGTCGACGAGGCCACGCAGGCGACGATTCCGGCGACGCTCATCCCGGTCTCGAAGGGCGAACGCGCGATCCTCGCGGGCGATCACAAGCAGCTTCCGCCCTACCACTCCGGGGAGTACGCCGACCGCGAGGAGATGGAGAAGTCGCTGTTCGAGCACGTCCTCGAAGTCTACGGCGACGACATCGCCACGACGCTCGCGACCCAGTACCGGATGCACGAGGACATCGCGGCGTTCCCAAACGACGCGTTCTACGACGGCATCCTCACGCACGCGAGTCGGAATCGGGACTGGACGATCGGGACGCTCGATCCGCTCGTGGGCGTGGACGTGACAGGGTCGGAAGAACGGACGCCGCGGGAGTCACTCTACAACCCAGCGGAAGTCGACGCGGTCGTCGCCGAGATCGATCGACTGCTCCGCTACGGTGTCGATCCCGCAGACGTGGGCGTGATTACTCCGTACACCGGGCAGGTCGCGAAGATTCGCTCCGCGCTCGCGAGTCACGACCCACCGGGACTCCACCACGACGTGACCGTCAACACGATCGACGCCTTCCAGGGGAGCGAGTCCGAGGTCATCGTCGTTTCCTTCGTCCGGAGCAACGACGCCGGCCAGATCGGATTCCTGGACTTCCCGAACGAGGGCCCGCGGCGGCTGAACGTCGCGCTGACCCGGGCGAAGAAGCGCCTCGTGCTCGTCGGCGACTGGGACTGCCTGACGACGCTGCCGGGGCGGCGCGATCCAGCAGACTCGGCGACGCCGGTGTACCAGAACCTGCACCAGCACCTGCTGGATCACGCGAGCGTGGAGACCGTCGGTGAAATCGAAGGAGACGCGGTCGGCCGGCCGGAGTGA
- a CDS encoding ComEC/Rec2 family competence protein has translation MRRLAVVGALLVLVLSAGCLGAIGVDVETETSSPDAGDSSGFDGEIGANASLEPVDAELSVHYIDVGQADATFVRGPENETMLIDSGHWSDGGEVVIEYLEARGVERIDYVVSTHAHADHIGGSAEVIDHYETERDGIGSVWDSGVPHTSQTYEDYLDAIERHDVDLYQTQANDTIPMEGATVEVLNPPIDHGDEDLDANAVVVRIGYGDAGFLFTGDMTTETEDDLVARWGSDLQSSILQAGHHGSSTSSAPEFLDTVSPRLAIVSSAYDSQYGHPHEEVLARFADRGIDTYWTGTHGTIVAGTDGDAVTISTVADARTDPADLRSSPAADASAIAPIEVRGTYDVGPDASALIVPAPLSPTSSVGSQPATAIAGGDGA, from the coding sequence ATGCGACGCCTCGCTGTCGTCGGCGCCCTCCTCGTGCTGGTTCTCTCGGCAGGCTGTCTCGGCGCGATTGGCGTCGATGTGGAGACGGAGACCAGCAGCCCGGACGCCGGCGATTCGAGCGGCTTCGACGGCGAGATCGGTGCGAACGCGAGTCTCGAACCCGTCGACGCGGAACTCTCCGTCCACTACATCGACGTCGGTCAGGCAGACGCGACCTTCGTCCGCGGTCCCGAGAACGAGACGATGTTGATCGACAGCGGGCACTGGTCCGACGGCGGCGAGGTCGTCATCGAGTACCTCGAAGCCCGCGGCGTCGAGCGCATCGACTACGTGGTCTCGACGCACGCCCACGCGGACCACATCGGCGGCTCCGCGGAGGTCATCGATCACTACGAGACGGAACGCGATGGGATCGGGAGCGTCTGGGACTCCGGCGTTCCCCACACCAGCCAGACGTACGAGGACTACCTCGACGCGATCGAACGTCACGACGTCGACCTCTATCAGACGCAGGCCAACGACACAATTCCGATGGAGGGCGCAACCGTCGAGGTGCTCAATCCGCCGATCGACCACGGCGACGAGGACCTCGACGCCAACGCCGTCGTCGTCAGGATCGGCTACGGCGACGCCGGCTTCCTCTTCACGGGAGACATGACCACCGAGACCGAGGACGACCTCGTGGCTCGGTGGGGCAGCGATCTCCAGTCCTCCATCCTCCAGGCCGGCCACCACGGCAGCTCCACGAGCTCTGCCCCGGAGTTCCTCGATACGGTCTCGCCGCGCCTCGCGATCGTCTCCTCCGCCTACGACTCCCAGTACGGACATCCTCACGAGGAGGTGCTCGCTCGCTTCGCCGACCGCGGCATCGACACCTACTGGACCGGAACGCACGGCACGATCGTGGCCGGCACAGACGGCGACGCGGTGACGATCAGCACCGTCGCGGACGCGAGGACGGATCCCGCGGACCTGCGATCCTCGCCGGCAGCCGACGCGTCCGCTATCGCACCGATCGAGGTCCGTGGCACCTACGACGTCGGCCCCGATGCGAGCGCACTGATCGTTCCGGCACCGCTGTCCCCGACGAGCAGCGTCGGCTCACAGCCGGCGACTGCGATCGCTGGAGGTGACGGCGCGTGA
- a CDS encoding M20/M25/M40 family metallo-hydrolase: protein MEDVRREFLDDLLTTPSPSGYEVDGQRRWIEYVEPHADEVRTDDYGNAVAVLEGEADAPSIAVAGHGDEIGYIVRKIDDEGFVHLGRIGGSDRTVSRGQHVTIHGEDGPVNGVIGQTAIHLRENDDDTYDDIAEQRVDVGAEDGEEARELVEVGDAITISSTVEELNGSLIAGRGLDNRVGTWVAAETLRRAAEADVDATVYAISTVQEEVGLKGAKMIGDDLAPDAVVAVDVYHATDYPDAPGDKSSEVALGDGPVVGRGSANHPAVVDAVRAAADDVDLDVQIAADGIYTGTDADAFFTQAGGTPSLNLGLPNRYMHTPVEVVDTEDLDAAADVLAATAERASESAPFSVDL from the coding sequence ATGGAGGACGTTCGACGCGAGTTCCTCGACGACCTGCTCACGACGCCGAGTCCGTCCGGCTACGAAGTCGACGGACAGCGTCGCTGGATCGAGTACGTGGAGCCCCACGCCGACGAGGTTCGGACCGACGACTACGGCAACGCCGTCGCCGTGCTCGAAGGCGAGGCAGACGCACCCTCGATCGCCGTCGCTGGCCACGGGGACGAGATCGGGTACATCGTCCGCAAGATCGACGACGAGGGGTTCGTCCACCTCGGCCGGATCGGCGGCTCGGACCGCACCGTCTCGCGGGGACAGCACGTGACGATCCACGGCGAAGACGGCCCCGTCAACGGCGTCATCGGTCAGACGGCGATCCACCTCCGGGAGAACGACGACGACACCTACGACGACATCGCCGAGCAGCGCGTCGACGTTGGCGCCGAAGACGGCGAGGAAGCCCGGGAACTGGTGGAGGTCGGCGACGCCATCACGATCTCCTCGACCGTCGAGGAACTCAACGGAAGCCTCATCGCGGGGCGGGGACTCGACAACCGTGTCGGAACGTGGGTCGCAGCGGAGACGCTCCGTCGCGCGGCCGAAGCGGACGTCGACGCGACGGTGTACGCCATCTCGACCGTGCAGGAGGAGGTCGGCCTCAAGGGCGCGAAGATGATCGGCGACGACCTCGCCCCGGACGCGGTGGTCGCCGTCGACGTCTATCACGCGACGGACTACCCCGACGCGCCGGGTGACAAGTCCAGCGAGGTCGCACTCGGCGACGGCCCCGTCGTCGGTCGGGGCAGCGCGAATCACCCGGCGGTCGTGGACGCGGTCAGGGCGGCGGCCGACGACGTCGATCTCGACGTCCAGATCGCAGCCGACGGGATTTACACCGGGACCGACGCTGACGCGTTCTTCACGCAGGCCGGCGGCACGCCGTCGCTGAACCTCGGACTCCCGAACCGATACATGCACACGCCGGTCGAGGTCGTCGACACCGAAGACCTGGACGCTGCGGCGGACGTGCTCGCCGCGACCGCCGAGCGTGCTTCCGAGAGCGCGCCGTTCTCGGTCGACCTCTGA
- a CDS encoding LSM domain-containing protein → MSGRPLDVLEAAVGDDVEVRLKSGETYRGTLAGYDQHMNLVLDDVVASASSEEAEPSDDSNAESDDGSSVDVRDTTIIRGDNVVSITP, encoded by the coding sequence ATGAGCGGTCGACCACTGGACGTGCTGGAGGCTGCCGTCGGGGACGACGTCGAGGTGCGGCTCAAGAGCGGCGAGACCTACCGTGGTACCCTCGCCGGCTACGATCAGCACATGAATCTCGTGCTGGACGACGTCGTGGCGTCGGCGAGTTCCGAGGAGGCCGAGCCCAGCGACGATTCGAACGCCGAATCCGACGACGGATCGTCCGTGGACGTACGAGACACAACGATTATACGCGGCGACAACGTCGTCTCGATCACACCATGA
- a CDS encoding DUF3006 domain-containing protein has product MSLDGRHRAVVDEIDDWSAVLLIENERGDEVIDEVRVDNDDLPTGVEEGAVLTASFEAGDLLHLVFEPAETERRRSEMADRFDRLAERPPGSEGNGDGGDTDEPSDTDP; this is encoded by the coding sequence GTGAGTCTCGACGGCCGGCACCGCGCCGTCGTCGACGAGATCGACGACTGGAGCGCAGTCCTATTGATCGAGAACGAACGGGGCGACGAGGTGATCGACGAGGTTCGCGTCGACAACGACGACCTTCCGACCGGCGTCGAGGAGGGCGCGGTGCTCACGGCGTCCTTCGAGGCCGGTGATCTCCTCCACCTCGTGTTCGAGCCGGCCGAGACCGAACGCCGCCGTTCGGAAATGGCCGATCGTTTCGATCGGCTCGCCGAACGACCGCCCGGGTCCGAGGGCAACGGCGACGGCGGCGACACCGACGAACCGAGCGACACGGACCCCTGA
- a CDS encoding universal stress protein, with translation MYERILVPTDGSAGVERAVEHAIDLATTHGATIHAVYVVNTASYGGIPMETSWDGIRDVLSDEGQAALERVRTLAEAAEVEAEAAVLDGSPSRQIVNYAEEADCDLIVMGTHGRGGLDRLLLGSVAERVVRSSEIPVLTVRVGEPPDAEERTASEASSSTEESVEPAEDAP, from the coding sequence ATGTACGAGCGGATTCTCGTTCCGACCGACGGTTCGGCTGGCGTCGAGCGGGCAGTCGAGCACGCGATCGACCTCGCGACGACCCACGGCGCCACCATCCACGCGGTCTACGTCGTCAACACGGCCAGCTACGGCGGTATCCCGATGGAGACGTCCTGGGACGGCATCCGGGACGTCCTCTCCGACGAGGGACAGGCCGCGCTCGAACGCGTGCGCACGCTCGCTGAAGCCGCCGAGGTCGAGGCCGAGGCGGCCGTCCTCGACGGGTCGCCCAGTCGCCAGATCGTGAACTACGCGGAAGAAGCAGACTGCGACCTGATCGTGATGGGCACGCACGGTCGCGGCGGACTCGATCGCCTCCTCCTGGGGAGCGTCGCCGAACGCGTCGTCCGGAGCTCCGAGATTCCCGTCCTGACCGTCAGGGTCGGTGAACCGCCGGACGCCGAGGAACGGACGGCGAGCGAGGCCAGTAGCTCGACGGAGGAATCGGTCGAACCGGCTGAAGACGCTCCGTAG
- a CDS encoding bifunctional biotin--[acetyl-CoA-carboxylase] synthetase/biotin operon repressor: protein MTNTRRAILERLADGPRSGEALADDLDVSRAAIWKQVEALREQDFVIESDDEGYALVDVPEYGGDAIQFGLDAPFTIEFHEETGSTNDLARERAADGAEDLVIVAEEQTGGRGRLDREWASPSGGIWLSILVRPDRPPATIPLFTLAAAVAITTAVRESGVDAGIKWPNDVLVSERQRANDGSSGEQSESDGVPVSPDPDGEEAKLAGVLTEMEGEADRVEWLVVGMGINANLDADRLPDGSTSLRTELGEDVNRRLFVQRVLETFDDLRNDPDRILERWRADALTLGREVRVETASGDTVVGTAVDVEHPGTLLVETEDGVERIHAGDCEHLRPT, encoded by the coding sequence ATGACCAACACGCGCCGTGCCATTCTCGAACGGCTCGCCGACGGACCACGCTCTGGCGAGGCGCTCGCCGACGACCTCGACGTCTCCCGTGCTGCGATCTGGAAACAGGTCGAGGCGCTCCGCGAGCAGGACTTCGTGATCGAGAGTGACGACGAAGGGTACGCGCTGGTCGACGTTCCAGAGTACGGCGGCGATGCGATCCAGTTCGGCCTCGACGCTCCGTTCACGATCGAGTTTCACGAGGAAACCGGAAGTACGAACGACCTCGCACGCGAGCGGGCAGCCGACGGTGCCGAAGACCTCGTGATCGTCGCCGAGGAGCAAACCGGAGGCAGGGGTCGGCTCGATCGCGAGTGGGCCTCGCCCTCGGGCGGGATCTGGCTCTCGATCCTCGTTCGGCCCGATCGACCGCCCGCGACGATCCCCCTGTTCACACTCGCTGCTGCCGTGGCGATCACCACGGCAGTCCGCGAGTCCGGCGTCGACGCGGGGATCAAGTGGCCGAACGACGTCTTGGTGAGCGAGCGCCAGCGAGCGAACGACGGTTCGTCGGGGGAGCAAAGCGAGTCCGACGGTGTGCCGGTTTCCCCCGACCCCGACGGCGAGGAAGCCAAACTCGCCGGCGTCCTCACCGAAATGGAAGGCGAGGCCGACCGGGTCGAGTGGCTCGTCGTCGGCATGGGGATCAACGCTAACCTCGACGCCGACCGACTGCCCGACGGCTCGACGAGCCTCCGAACGGAACTGGGCGAGGACGTGAATCGCCGGTTGTTCGTCCAGCGAGTGCTAGAGACGTTCGACGACCTCCGAAACGATCCGGACCGGATCCTCGAGCGATGGCGAGCGGACGCGCTCACGCTCGGGCGGGAGGTCCGCGTCGAAACTGCCAGCGGCGATACGGTCGTCGGCACCGCTGTCGACGTCGAGCATCCCGGTACACTCCTCGTCGAGACCGAGGACGGCGTCGAACGAATCCACGCCGGCGACTGCGAGCATCTGCGCCCCACCTGA